The following coding sequences are from one Octopus bimaculoides isolate UCB-OBI-ISO-001 chromosome 3, ASM119413v2, whole genome shotgun sequence window:
- the LOC106882665 gene encoding 60S ribosomal protein L31: MPKQKFERKKSSMNDVITKECTIHLHKKVYGVKLKKKAPKAIKKIKLFAEKMMRTRDVRIDTKLNKHIWSKGIRHVPFRVRVKLSRRRNEDEDSPHKLYTLVSHVPCATFKNLQTMNVDNE; the protein is encoded by the coding sequence ATGCCGAAGCAGAAGTTTGAGAGGAAGAAGTCTTCTATGAATGATGTTATTACTAAGGAATGTACCATTCATCTACACAAGAAAGTCTATGGCGTGAAGCTGAAGAAAAAGGCACCAAAAGCCATAAAAAAGATCAAGTTGTTCGCCGAAAAGATGATGCGAACCAGGGACGTTCGTATTGACACAAAGCTGAACAAACACATTTGGTCTAAAGGTATCCGACATGTACCTTTCCGCGTTCGTGTTAAGCTTTCTCGCCGACGTAATGAAGATGAAGATTCACCACACAAACTCTACACACTTGTCTCTCATGTTCCATGTGCTACTTTCAAAAATCTTCAGACAATGAATGTAGATAATGAATGA